Genomic window (Thiosulfatimonas sediminis):
AATTAAGTGCGAACGTGGTCCGCGCCGATAAATTCAATTTGATAACCGTCCGGATCTTCGACAAACGCGATAATGGTCGTGCCGGCGTTCATCGGCCCCGCTTCACGAATCACTTTACCGCCGGCTTTTTTGACCTCTTCTGCGGCTTGGTAAACGTCCGCTACTTCAATGGCGATATGGCCGTAACCTTTACCTAAATCATAAGACTCAACGCCCCAGTTATAGGTTAATTCTAAAACGGTATTTTCTTCTTCGTTTCCGTATCCCAAAAACGCTAAGGTAAATTCGCCTTTCGGGTAATCTTTCTGACGCAGCAACTGCATCCCTAAAACTTTAGTGTAGAACTCGATTGAACGCTCAAGATTACCGACGCGCAACATAGTATGCAGTAGACGCATTTTATTCCCCTAAGATTGATTCAAAAATTTAGTCGCGCCATTGTATCAGTATCGCCAGCGAACGCCTACACTAAGACTGCGTCCCATTAAGTGCGTACTCTCTTTAAGCATAAGAGTGGATTTTGCGTGTAGGCATCCAAGCCGTTTTAAGCGGCAAACGGATCGCGCATATTTTGCCAGTAAGCAACACCGGCATAGAGTTCATCTTCTTCGAGCAGACAGTTATGCAGCTGCTGGAGCATCTGTTTTTTATCAAGATCCTGACCGATAAACACCAATTCTTGGCGCATATCGCCAAACGGCTCCACCCATTTTTTGGCGATAAACTCGCGTGATTCCGGATCGTTCGGCCATTGGTTTTCCGGCACCGCCTTCCAAAACATCCCCGCTAAACTGTGATGCGCTATGCCGCCGGCTTGCTGCCAAACATTGGCAATTTGAGGCTGCGAAGCCAACCAGAAATAGCCTTTTGAACGCAGTAATTTGCCTTGCGCTAAATCTTGATGCAGAAAATCCCAGAACTTTTGCGGATGAAAGGGTTTACGCGCTTGAAACACAAAACTGCTGATACCGTACTCTTCGGTTTCCGGCGTATGCTCACCGCGCATCTCTTTTAACCAGCCGGGAGCTTGTTGCGCCTTTTCAAAGTCAAACAGGCCGGTATTTAAGACTTTATCTAATGCAATCTTCCCGTTTTTCATCGGGTAAATTTTGGCTGGCGGGTTGAGTTTTTTTAAGGTTGCCTGCAAGGTCTCAATTTCGTTCGCGCTCATCAAATCGGTTTTGCTGATCAACAAGACATCGGCAAATTCGACTTGGTCGATTAACAAATCGGCAACAGAACGCTGATCTTCCTCGCCAAGACTTTCGCCGGCCTCTTGCAGCGACTGCGCTTGGTGAAAATCGCGCAAGAAGTTTTTGCCGTCAATCACCGTCACCATGGTATCGAGCCTCGCCACATCGGAAAGCGAACGACCAAATTCATCGGCAAAGGTAAAGGTCTCGGCGACCGGCAAGGGTTCGGAAATGCCGGTGGATTCAATCAGCAGATAATCAAAACGCCCCGACTCCGCCAATTTGCCGACTTCAATCAATAAATCTTCACGCAAGGTACAACAGATACAGCCGTTGGACATCTCCACCATTTTCTCTTCCGCGCGGTTCAACTCTACCTCGCCATTGAGCAAGTCGGCGTCGATATTCACCTCGCTCATGTCGTTGACAATCACCGCCACGCGCAAGTCTTCGCGGTTATTTAGAATTTGATTTAACAAGGTGGTTTTACCCGCCCCCAAAAAACCGGATAGAACGGTAACCGGCAGACGCACAGAATTGATAGACATAATTAACTCTCCTTTTTAACATAAAAAGAATGTTATAACATAACAACAGGCAATTCCATCATTTAACCAATCGAACTCAAAGAGAACACATCAACAGTAAGCGCTACAACAGAGAAGATAAAGGAATAACAAGATACCGCTTAGCGGCAGTTTCGACACAGGCCATGAATTTCTAAACTAGGCTGTTTGACCAGAAAACCGATATTCTCGGCTTGGTCATGAATTTCGTGCCACAGCGCCGGTGACACCAATGACTCTTCGACCGTACCGCACTGATCGCAGATAAAAAACTGCGTCATATCGTGGGAATGGTGTTCGCCGATGTGATCGCAAATGACAAACTGACGCGTCGAAGCCATGCGATGAATCAAACCGTTCTCTTCTAAAAAAGCCAAAGCGCGGTAGATGGTCGGCGGCTGAGCGCCAGATTGGCTATTCTCGCGGTATTTATCCAGAATGTCGTAGGCGCTCATCGGCTGGCCGGCCTGCGATAAGATACTTAAGACAGTTTCCCGAATCGGGGTCAGATTCTGTCCGTTTTCAAAACAGATTTGTTTGGCTTTTTGCAAATCACTCGGCATTTACTTTACTCAAATTCTTAGCCATCAACGGCTTTAACGGGTAAAAACAGCGTCACCATAGCGTGTTTAAACGACTTTGCGCAAATTATTTCACCCAACGCCAAGCAATCAACAACGCTAAAAGTGCAAAACCAGACATCAGTCCATAACTCAGCGGCGCGCCGCCAGCCTGCCAAGCGTAACCGGCAATCAGCATCCCCACCGCACCGCCCAGCCCGTGACTGGAGGCGGCAAACAACGCTTGACCTTTACCGTGATGGCTGCCGGTAAAATACTGGTCGATTAAATAGATCGCACCGGCATGAAATAGCCCAAAACTGGCGGCATGCAACAGCTGGGCAACAACAATCCAGCCCAGATAGTGGTCAAGTTGTCCCGTCAAACTCCAACGAATAATCGTCAAAATGATTGCCAATAAAATCAGTTGGCGCACCTTAAACCGCTGAAACAGGCTCGCCATCCACCAAAAAACCGCGATTTCGGCAATGACCCCTAAAGCCCATAGCCAAGCAATCAGCGTCTTATTTAGGCCCAATTCGGTCATCTGAATGGTAAAAAAACTGTAATAGACGCCGTGCGATGCTTGTAGCAGAAAGCTGACCAGCAATAATCCCAAGACTTCAGGGCGGCGCACCAACGCGAGGAAGCGATCGTTTAATGGCGTCGGCTCAGCGTGCACTCTCTGCTCTTGAACTAAATAGGTACTGCCCCATACGATCAGCAACAATCCACTCAATATCCACGGCAAAAGTGCGATGCCAAAGTTTTCAAACAGGCTGCCGAAAGCCACTACCGCGGCGATAAAACCGATTGAACCCCATAAACGAATTTGTCCGTAACGGTGTTTTGCCGCACCGAGCTGTTTAAAGGTGTAGGACTCAAATTGCGGTAAAGAGGCGTGCCAGAAAAAACTGAACAGCAGTAAAACCCAAAACAGCGCCCAGAACGTTTGAAAGACGATTAAACCGATCGACAAAACCAAGGCGGTAAAAGTGGCGATGCGTACCCAAAAAATAGGTTGCCCGGAACGATCGGCTAAGACCCCCCAAACATTCGGCGCAATCACCTTAGTCAGCATGAAGATGGCCAAAAGTTCGCCGATTTGTACCGGCGTGAACGCCAAGCCGCTGAGATACAGCCCGAGATAGGGCAAAATCGTCCCTAAAAGAGAGAAATAGAAAAAATAGTGAAAAGACAGTGGCCAACACCGGCAAGGCTGCATCATCGCGTGCATGAATCCTTAATCATAAAAAAAGCGCTCTCCACCGAAGCAGACAGCGCCATCGTTCAATCACTGTTGATGCCTAAATTGCAGAGCATTAACGCGCGTTTAGCGGGCTGACTTTTTGGCCAAATCCATAATCGGCGCAATCACATCGGCATTTTGCGCACGGTTACGCATAAAGTGATCAAGTAACACAATCGCCATCTGTGCTTCGGCAATCGGCGTGGCGCGAATCCCCACACAAGGATCGTGCCGCCCTTTGGTAACCATCTCGATGGTTTCACCAGCGGCGTTAATTGAGCGCCCGGGCGTCATAATCGACGAGGTCGGTTTGAGCGCAATGTGCGCGACAATATCCTGCCCGGTGGAAATGCCCCCTAAAATCCCACCGGCGTGGTTGGATTGGAAACCCTCGGTGGTCATCTCGTCGCGATGCTCGGTGCCTAACTGCCCTGCTACCGCAAAACCGTCACCGATTTCAACGCCTTTAACCGCGTTAATGCTCATCAAAGCGTGCGCTAAATCGGCGTCTAAACGGTCAAAGACCGGCTCGCCCAAACCGACCGGCACATTTTTGGCAATAATCGAAATCTTCGCACCGACGGAGTTTTTCTGTTTAAGCAGTTCGTCCATATAGTGACGAATTTCTTCCGTTTTTTGCGGGTCGGGACAAAAATACACATTGTCGTTATCAAAAGGCCACGTCACGTTTTCAACTTTAATCGGCCCTAGTTGAGATAAATAGCCTTTCACTTCCACGCCTAAACGGTCTTTGAGATATTTTTTGGCAATCGCACCGGCAGCAACGCGCATGGCCGTCTCGCGCGCCGAAGAACGCCCACCACCGCGATAATCGCGGAAACCGTATTTTTGCGTGTAAGTATAGTCAGCGTGTGCCGGACGAAAGGTTTCCGCCACCTTGGAATAGTCTTGCGAACGCTGGTCTTTATTGTGAATAATCATGCCAATCGGCGTACCCGTGGTTTTACCTTCGAAGACACCGGATAGAATCTGCACTTCATCGTCCTCACGGCGCGCAGTCGAGTGTTTTGAAGTACCCGGCTTGCGACGATCCAGTTCCGCCTGAATGTCCGCTTCGCACAGCTCCAATCCCGGAGGACAACCGTCCACAATGCACCCCAAGGCTAAACCATGACTCTCGCCGAAAGTGGTGACACGAAAATTTTGACCTAAAGTATTTCCTGACATACGCTGATTCTTCTTTAAATTTTTACCATTGCGGCGTATTTTACTTGATTTAAACGCCATTGGCACGAAGGCACGACGTTTTTGAAAACTTACTCTGAAATTTACCACGTGCAAGAATCCGATTTGGATTTTCTCGGGCACGTAAACAATAAAAGTTATCTGGACTGGATGGAGAAAGTCGCTTGGGCGCATGCCCAATCGGTCGGCATCAGCCATGACATGCAAAAATCGTTAAATCGAATTCTCGCAGTTTACGAGCATCACATGCATTATCTCGGAAGCTGCTACGCCGATGACGAAATTAAATTAACGACTTGGGTTGGCGAACAACTAGGCTGTTGCCGTCGAGAACGGTTCTATGAATTTATACGGCTGAAAGATAATAAAACCGTATTTAAAGCCGAAAGTGTTTATGTGTGTATCAGCCTAGATACACACCGTGCAAAAAAAATTCCAGACGAATTTATGCTTGCTTACATTTAATAATATTCATACATAGGTTCTTGCTGAACCGCTTCCGACCATGATTTTAGTACACTACGCGAATTGATGGAATTAACTGGCCGAGCATTTTCACCTAAGACGTCATTAAACTGTTGAATCTGTTCTGCAGAAGCGGAAACTGGCTGCTTGAACACCATCCAGTAAACTCCTTCACTACAAGGCGGCGTAGTCAAAGAGCCACTGTATTTGTAGAACTCGGTGTTTACCGGGATAAAATGCGCCGGATTTAAGCTAAGTGCCGAGTAGATTTTCTGTTTCCCAGCTTGTTTCGGCAGAACGTTAAGCAAAGTATTAAGGTGTTGATTCTCTTCACCTTCTTGAAAAATCACCCCTATCACGGCAAGATTTCCATCACCATCCCGATGCACCATGTGCACTTCCATCGGATAATTAAATCCCTCTTTCTGATGTTCGCTTGGCGTGTGAAAATGATACTGCAATAATTCATAACGCTTACCGCCGACCTTAATATAACTGCCTAGCGGGTAATTAACTTGTATCGTATGGCCATTATTTTCAATTTTAAGTGGCACATCACGATAACGAATATCTAAATCCGCTAAACCTTGGGTGCCGACGGCTTGAGCATCACGCAAATCAATCGGCGACTGATTTTTGCCCTCTTTACAGGTGGCAAATTCGGGACTCAAGTCTCCCCAATATCGAGGGCCTTCATGTCCGGCATATCCCCAATGCAATGGTTTGTCATGCGCGATTTCAGCGGCCTTATTCTCTTTTGGCGGCGGCACATTGGCTAGCGGCTTTGTCACAGTTTGGGCTGTTACAGCATGAGTCTCTTCAGGGGCTGCTTTTAACTGTTCAAGCTCGGCACCTAAATCAAGAATCGGCCCGTCCTGAGCGACCGATACAGAAGACATCCCCGTTGTCAAAGCAACACTCAAGACGATAAAGATTTTTTTAGACCAAGAATCGCGCATAAAACTCACACTCTTAACAGGCGACAGTGCCGAAAAATCGGCAATGCCTTAAAGCAAAATTGGAATTAGTCCGCAATGAAGCGATAAACGTGCCAGAACAAAACGACTTATGCCGGATTAAGACGCTGCTGAATTTCTTCGGCAAACACTTCTAGTTCGGATTTATGAATCGCAAACACCCCTTCGCCGCCATTTTCAAACTCAAACCAAAAAAACGGCAGTTCGGGGTATTCTTCTTCAAGATAATATTGCGACACCCCCACTTCGACAATCAACACGCCATCGTCTTTTAGGTAGCGCGGCGCTTCAGCCAATATCCTACGAACTAAATCCAAACCGTCTTTGCCTGCCGCCAACCCCAAAGCCGGCTCGCGCTGAAACTCCTCCGGCAGATGCGCCATCTCAATTTCATCGACATACGGCGGATTAGAAACAATCAGGTCGTACTGCTTGCCTTGCAAATGACTGAACAGATCAGACTGGATCGGATAGGCGAAATCTTGCAATTGAAACTGTTCGACATTTTGCTGCGCGACCGCTAAGGCCTCGGCTGAAATGTCCACCAAGTCGACCTGCGCGTTAGGAAACGCTTGCAAGGACGCAATACCAATACAGCCACTGCCGGTACACATATCCAATACATGGGTGACTTCATCAGGATTAACCCAAGGCTCATAACGCTTGGCAATCAACTCGGCAATCGGCGAACGCGGCACCAAAGTCGCCTCGGAAACGATAAAACGCAAACCGGCAAACCACGCTTCGCCGGTTAAATAGGCGGCTGGCTGACGACTTTCGATACGGCGACGAAACAGTTCGGTGACCTGTTGTTTCTCGCTTTGTGTCAAACGCGCGTTCCAGTAGTTGTCGGGAATCGTTTGCGGTAACTGTAACCCGAAAAACGTCAAAACTTTGGCTTCATCAAAGGCATTATCAGTGCCATGTCCAAAAAACAGCTGCGCCTTACTGAACAGCGAACCGCCCCAACGGACAAAATCAATCACCGTCTCCAAGCCATCATATTGATAATTTAAATTACTCATGAGAATCTCCTGCTACGGCAAATCAAGCTTGTGATTTGAGCGCGTGTTTTGGACGGAAGGCGTTAATAAAGGCCTCATCCGTTTCCAGATAAGGGCCGTGAATCAAATCAATACAATAAGGTACCGCCGGGAAAACCGCCGCCAAACACTCACCGATAGCGGATGGTTTGCCCGGCAGATTAATGATCAGGCTCTCACCACGAATACCGGCAATCTGCCGCGATAAAATCGCCGTAGGTACATATTCGAGCGAGACTGCGCGCATCTGCTCGGCAAACCCGTCCAGAATTTTATGGCACACCGCCGCCGTCGCTTCTGGTGTCACATCACGCTTGGCCGGCCCGGTTCCGCCGGTCGTCAAAATCAAACAGCACTGCTCGCCATCCGCCAGCTCTTTTAGCGTGCTTTCAATCAAACCTTGTTCATCCGCAATCACCCGCGCAACCGGCTGCCACTCGTTCG
Coding sequences:
- the gloA gene encoding lactoylglutathione lyase; translation: MRLLHTMLRVGNLERSIEFYTKVLGMQLLRQKDYPKGEFTLAFLGYGNEEENTVLELTYNWGVESYDLGKGYGHIAIEVADVYQAAEEVKKAGGKVIREAGPMNAGTTIIAFVEDPDGYQIEFIGADHVRT
- the zigA gene encoding zinc metallochaperone GTPase ZigA, with the translated sequence MSINSVRLPVTVLSGFLGAGKTTLLNQILNNREDLRVAVIVNDMSEVNIDADLLNGEVELNRAEEKMVEMSNGCICCTLREDLLIEVGKLAESGRFDYLLIESTGISEPLPVAETFTFADEFGRSLSDVARLDTMVTVIDGKNFLRDFHQAQSLQEAGESLGEEDQRSVADLLIDQVEFADVLLISKTDLMSANEIETLQATLKKLNPPAKIYPMKNGKIALDKVLNTGLFDFEKAQQAPGWLKEMRGEHTPETEEYGISSFVFQARKPFHPQKFWDFLHQDLAQGKLLRSKGYFWLASQPQIANVWQQAGGIAHHSLAGMFWKAVPENQWPNDPESREFIAKKWVEPFGDMRQELVFIGQDLDKKQMLQQLHNCLLEEDELYAGVAYWQNMRDPFAA
- a CDS encoding Fur family transcriptional regulator, producing the protein MPSDLQKAKQICFENGQNLTPIRETVLSILSQAGQPMSAYDILDKYRENSQSGAQPPTIYRALAFLEENGLIHRMASTRQFVICDHIGEHHSHDMTQFFICDQCGTVEESLVSPALWHEIHDQAENIGFLVKQPSLEIHGLCRNCR
- a CDS encoding MFS transporter; its protein translation is MHAMMQPCRCWPLSFHYFFYFSLLGTILPYLGLYLSGLAFTPVQIGELLAIFMLTKVIAPNVWGVLADRSGQPIFWVRIATFTALVLSIGLIVFQTFWALFWVLLLFSFFWHASLPQFESYTFKQLGAAKHRYGQIRLWGSIGFIAAVVAFGSLFENFGIALLPWILSGLLLIVWGSTYLVQEQRVHAEPTPLNDRFLALVRRPEVLGLLLVSFLLQASHGVYYSFFTIQMTELGLNKTLIAWLWALGVIAEIAVFWWMASLFQRFKVRQLILLAIILTIIRWSLTGQLDHYLGWIVVAQLLHAASFGLFHAGAIYLIDQYFTGSHHGKGQALFAASSHGLGGAVGMLIAGYAWQAGGAPLSYGLMSGFALLALLIAWRWVK
- the aroC gene encoding chorismate synthase — its product is MSGNTLGQNFRVTTFGESHGLALGCIVDGCPPGLELCEADIQAELDRRKPGTSKHSTARREDDEVQILSGVFEGKTTGTPIGMIIHNKDQRSQDYSKVAETFRPAHADYTYTQKYGFRDYRGGGRSSARETAMRVAAGAIAKKYLKDRLGVEVKGYLSQLGPIKVENVTWPFDNDNVYFCPDPQKTEEIRHYMDELLKQKNSVGAKISIIAKNVPVGLGEPVFDRLDADLAHALMSINAVKGVEIGDGFAVAGQLGTEHRDEMTTEGFQSNHAGGILGGISTGQDIVAHIALKPTSSIMTPGRSINAAGETIEMVTKGRHDPCVGIRATPIAEAQMAIVLLDHFMRNRAQNADVIAPIMDLAKKSAR
- a CDS encoding acyl-CoA thioesterase gives rise to the protein MKTYSEIYHVQESDLDFLGHVNNKSYLDWMEKVAWAHAQSVGISHDMQKSLNRILAVYEHHMHYLGSCYADDEIKLTTWVGEQLGCCRRERFYEFIRLKDNKTVFKAESVYVCISLDTHRAKKIPDEFMLAYI
- a CDS encoding carbonic anhydrase, which gives rise to MRDSWSKKIFIVLSVALTTGMSSVSVAQDGPILDLGAELEQLKAAPEETHAVTAQTVTKPLANVPPPKENKAAEIAHDKPLHWGYAGHEGPRYWGDLSPEFATCKEGKNQSPIDLRDAQAVGTQGLADLDIRYRDVPLKIENNGHTIQVNYPLGSYIKVGGKRYELLQYHFHTPSEHQKEGFNYPMEVHMVHRDGDGNLAVIGVIFQEGEENQHLNTLLNVLPKQAGKQKIYSALSLNPAHFIPVNTEFYKYSGSLTTPPCSEGVYWMVFKQPVSASAEQIQQFNDVLGENARPVNSINSRSVLKSWSEAVQQEPMYEYY
- the prmB gene encoding 50S ribosomal protein L3 N(5)-glutamine methyltransferase, which codes for MSNLNYQYDGLETVIDFVRWGGSLFSKAQLFFGHGTDNAFDEAKVLTFFGLQLPQTIPDNYWNARLTQSEKQQVTELFRRRIESRQPAAYLTGEAWFAGLRFIVSEATLVPRSPIAELIAKRYEPWVNPDEVTHVLDMCTGSGCIGIASLQAFPNAQVDLVDISAEALAVAQQNVEQFQLQDFAYPIQSDLFSHLQGKQYDLIVSNPPYVDEIEMAHLPEEFQREPALGLAAGKDGLDLVRRILAEAPRYLKDDGVLIVEVGVSQYYLEEEYPELPFFWFEFENGGEGVFAIHKSELEVFAEEIQQRLNPA
- the mog gene encoding molybdopterin adenylyltransferase, yielding MQNSPIKIGFVTVSDRASRGEYEDLGGPAMQEWMKRALTNEWQPVARVIADEQGLIESTLKELADGEQCCLILTTGGTGPAKRDVTPEATAAVCHKILDGFAEQMRAVSLEYVPTAILSRQIAGIRGESLIINLPGKPSAIGECLAAVFPAVPYCIDLIHGPYLETDEAFINAFRPKHALKSQA